GCTATGTAATGCAGCAAGTTTTGCTGCTTCTAGAATAGTGCTATCAGGTATCTTAGTGCCTTTGCTTTTGATAATGACATGTGAGCCAGGAATATTCTTTGTGTGTAGCCACATGTCGTTTATATCTGCAAATTTCATTGTAAGGTAATCATTTTGCACATTATTTTTTCCAACATAGATATCAAAATTGTCTGAAGATATATAATGTAGAGGTTTGGATATACTTTTCTTTTGTTTTTTGTCTTTATTTTTCTTTTTTATGTATCCTGTATCTGATAATTCTTCTCTTATTTCATCGATTTCTGATGGCAATGTACACTGCTCAACATTTAAAAGTTGCCCTTCTAGATATTCTATCTCTTTTTTTGTTTCTTCTATTTGTTTTGTAAGAAATTCTACTGCATTTTTTAATTTAGCATATTTTTTGAAATACATTTGAGCATTTTCATTTGGCGTATATTTAATATCAAGTGGTACTGTTATTTCTTCACCAGTATAATAATTTATTGTTTTAAATGCATCTGTTTTTTTGTTAAGTTTATACAAATTACTTGTTATAAGCTCACCATATAGCTTGTATATATCTGCATTTTCAGCATTTTTCAATTCATCTAATTGTTTTTCAAGCTTATTATATAATCTCTCTAGATGTGTTTGAATAAGCTTTTTCAAATCATGAGAACGAGATTTTAAACTTTCTGCATTTGCTTTTTCTCTATAAAACTTTAATGCGGCTTCGTTAACACTTTTATAGAAAACTAAATTTTCATACTGTGTAAGCTCAATGATGGAAAATTCATAAGGATTATCGTCAACATAAGCGATACATGGTTTAAAGTTTGAATTTTCTAAGTGGCTTTTCAATAAATTTAAATTGTAAATTAATTTCTCTATACCATCTTCTGAAAGCTCATTTATGTATCTATCATCAACTTGACTTCTATATGCGATTTCTCTAGACAAAACAGGACTAAATCCTTCAAAAAGATTTAAAAGTGCCTTATCAATTTTTTTACCATTAAAAAGCTGTAATGCAGCAAATAAATCTTCTTTTTTAAATTTTTTTATGTTTAATTTATCCTGTGATGGCGGCAGTTCATATTTAATACCTGGCGTGATTTCTCGTATTTTGCTCATGTCTTGATATACTCGTTTAACACTGTCTACTATAATTTCACTTTCCTTATCTATTAATATAATATTGCTGTACCTTCCCATTATTTCAACTACTAATGTTTTCACTACTTCTTTCTCTAATTCATCACGGCTTAAAACATCAATAAAAACGATCCTGTCGAATCCTTTTTGATAAATATCAACAATTTTTCCACCTTGTAGATATTTGCGGAGCAACATGCAAAACATTGGTGGGTTAATTGGATTTTCCTTATATTCATCTGTTAGATATATCCTTGGGAAATTAGCATTAGCAGATATTAGCAATTTATAATTGTTACCAATATTTCTTATATATATAATAATTTCATCCTTTTCTGGTTGATATATCTTATCTATTTTACCACCCAGCAGTTCATTTCGCAATTCGTAAATAATGCCATAAAGTGTTATGCCATCAAGAGCCATATAAAAACAATCCTTTCTAAACAAGTTCTATATAATAGTATACCACGACAAAAATTAATTACAAATTGACAGATTATGTAATATAAGTTACAATTAATTGAGTAAATTTTTATAACCAGTTTTTTATAAAATTATGTTATAATATATATGCGTTATTTGTATTACCGAGGTGAAATATTGTGAAATTTACTAAAATGAATGGTTTAGGTAATGACTTCATTGTATTAGAAAATTTAGAAAACAAAGTGTATGATTATGATATATTGGCTAGAAAATTGTGTGATAGACATTTTGGAATAGGTGCAGATG
The nucleotide sequence above comes from Thermoanaerobacterium sp. CMT5567-10. Encoded proteins:
- a CDS encoding NFACT family protein, coding for MALDGITLYGIIYELRNELLGGKIDKIYQPEKDEIIIYIRNIGNNYKLLISANANFPRIYLTDEYKENPINPPMFCMLLRKYLQGGKIVDIYQKGFDRIVFIDVLSRDELEKEVVKTLVVEIMGRYSNIILIDKESEIIVDSVKRVYQDMSKIREITPGIKYELPPSQDKLNIKKFKKEDLFAALQLFNGKKIDKALLNLFEGFSPVLSREIAYRSQVDDRYINELSEDGIEKLIYNLNLLKSHLENSNFKPCIAYVDDNPYEFSIIELTQYENLVFYKSVNEAALKFYREKANAESLKSRSHDLKKLIQTHLERLYNKLEKQLDELKNAENADIYKLYGELITSNLYKLNKKTDAFKTINYYTGEEITVPLDIKYTPNENAQMYFKKYAKLKNAVEFLTKQIEETKKEIEYLEGQLLNVEQCTLPSEIDEIREELSDTGYIKKKNKDKKQKKSISKPLHYISSDNFDIYVGKNNVQNDYLTMKFADINDMWLHTKNIPGSHVIIKSKGTKIPDSTILEAAKLAALHSKAKNSSNVPVDYTLRKYVKKPSGSKPGFVIYTNQKTLYVTPDDK